The following DNA comes from Mycobacterium sp. MS1601.
CGAGATCGTAGTAGGGTTCGGCGCCGACCGCTTCGGTAGTCATGGTGCACACCCTAGAGCGTGGAGACGAGCTGGGGGAGGGGCGAGCGCATCTGAACGCACCGGTAGCCGGCGGACCGGGTTGGTCCGTCGGCTGGTGGTGCACTCCGGGGTTAGGGATCGCCGGGGTCGAGGATGCGTTCTGGGAAGTGCCGCCCCGACGACGGTGTCACCGAATGGACCCCACCCCCAGAACTCGACAGCGGACAACCCCGCTCCGGTCCACACACCAGGGTCAGATCCTCGATGTTGGTCTGGCCGCCGTGCTGCCAATCGGCATTCGCATGATGAACCTGCGACCGATACGCATTGGCGGTGCAGCCAGGCATGGTGCAACCCCGATGTGTGGCCAACAACATCAGTCGCTGTGGCACTGAGGCGGTGCGCCGCGACCGCCCCAGATGCAGTGGCAGTCCTTTACCGTCGAACAGTGCCAACCAGGGCCGGGAGTGGGCGACCAGAGCCAGGACGTCGGACATGGGAGTGGGGTGCCGCCGGCAGTGACACCGTGCCCGATGCGGTTTTCGAGGTCAGTCAGGTTGGCGACGATGATGAGGGTGGCGGGCAGCCCGTTGAGGGTGCTGATCGGCATGCCGGTCAGCAATTGGCGACGCATCCACATCAGGGCGTCGTGGGTGCGTTGGCCGTGGGTGCGGGTGTCGGCGCGTTTCTGCTCCTCACTCGGCGTTCCCGATACACAGGGGGTGTCATTCCAGGATCGGTTCCAGCAGCGCCCAGGCGTGTGGGGTGAGCAGTCCGTCGATCGGAATCAACCCATCCGGGCGTTGTGTGCCGCGCCGCAGATACGCCCGCGCCACCCGATCTTCATCGCAGAATTCGCCGTCCTGATTCAACAGATACGCCAACCGGTCAGCGGCTGTGACGAACTCGTCGACGGTCAATACGGACGCGTGTGTGGCTAGTTCAGCTTCGGCGGACTCCCGGGTCTGGGCATCAACAAACGCTGGGAGTTTCCGAAAAAACGACGTCATGGTGGTGATGTGGTCGGTGCTGATCACTCCGTGGGCTTGGCCGTGGGCCACGCCGGCGCCAAGGCTTCCCCGGTCAGAGACTGCCGCGGACCCAACAACTCCGCGTTCGTCAGGCGGCGGTAGGCGTCGGCGTCGTTGATCCGCAACCGGGCGGCCAGTACCGTGGTGCAGCTTGTGGCTCCGAGTTGTTTCGGGGTGCATTCCGTTGTGAGGCGTTGATACACCGGGTGATCGAGCACCGGCTGCTGACGGGCCACGGTTTCGCGGCGTTGCTGGAGCTCCAACAATTCCCCATGGGTGAACCCGTCGATCGAATACCGGTTCATCCGCGCGGTCGCTTCTTCGATCAGCGTCAGGTCAGCCAGCATCGCCTCCCTGTCCTGCACCGCCGATCCACCCATAACTCGAACAGTAGTTCGATCCACCGACAAAAAAGCTCGCAGCGTGGCAACAGATACTGAAGTGGCACACGAGGTTTCACCCAGTAACATCGCCATCATGATTCGCTGCGTACGACTGTGGACTGGTCAAGATGGTGGCTCGCACGTCCAGATCGGGAAGCTGGACATGCGGCCGGGCCGCAACGACGATCTGGTGTCCGGGGCGATGTCAGCCGCGCATGTCACGGTCGAGGAGACGGCGGGCGGCGGTGCGTTGGCCTGGCATACCGCCCCGGTGCGGCAGCTGGTCGTGACGCTGAGCGGCACACTGCTTTTTGTCACACGTGACGGTGAG
Coding sequences within:
- a CDS encoding DUF222 domain-containing protein, whose protein sequence is MGGSAVQDREAMLADLTLIEEATARMNRYSIDGFTHGELLELQQRRETVARQQPVLDHPVYQRLTTECTPKQLGATSCTTVLAARLRINDADAYRRLTNAELLGPRQSLTGEALAPAWPTAKPTE
- a CDS encoding DUF222 domain-containing protein, yielding MISTDHITTMTSFFRKLPAFVDAQTRESAEAELATHASVLTVDEFVTAADRLAYLLNQDGEFCDEDRVARAYLRRGTQRPDGLIPIDGLLTPHAWALLEPILE
- a CDS encoding HNH endonuclease signature motif containing protein → MSDVLALVAHSRPWLALFDGKGLPLHLGRSRRTASVPQRLMLLATHRGCTMPGCTANAYRSQVHHANADWQHGGQTNIEDLTLVCGPERGCPLSSSGGGVHSVTPSSGRHFPERILDPGDP
- a CDS encoding cupin domain-containing protein: MIRCVRLWTGQDGGSHVQIGKLDMRPGRNDDLVSGAMSAAHVTVEETAGGGALAWHTAPVRQLVVTLSGTLLFVTRDGEQFTLHPGDILLAEDTAGSGHQWQLEGDDPWRRMYVVLAPGTEVPFVCD